Genomic window (Streptomyces sp. LX-29):
GCTACTCCTACGACTACTGGAACCGCAACATCGGCCAGGACGACCCGCACTTCACCTCGGGTCCGGCCAACCACTTCTTCTACCTGCTCTCCGAGGGCAGCGGGAAGAAGGTCATCAACGGCGTCGAGTACAACAGCCCGACGAAGGATGGCAAGAAGGTCACCGGCATCGGCCGGGCCAAGGCGGAGAAGATCTGGTACAAGGCGCTGACCTCGTACATGACCTCCACCACCAACTACAAGCAGGCGCGTGACGCCACGCTGAAGGCCGCGCGTGCGCTGTACGGCCACAACAGCACGGAGTACAAGGGCGTCAACGCCGCGTGGGCCGGTGTCAACGTCAAGCACCAGGGCTGAGTAGCCCCCTCCGCGCGAGCGGTCCCCCATGACCGGGTGGTGCCCGGGGCTGCCCAGCCGCCCCCGGCACCGCCCACCCAACGACCGGGGCTCCTGGCATCCGCCAGGAGCCCCGTTTCGTATCCCCGGCCGCGCGGCCCCGCGGCCGGCCGCCGGCTCAACGCATCAGCATCCCGGCCGCCTCGCCGCTGTCCGCGAAGGGCTCGGCGACCAGGCCCAGCTCCGCCGGTTCGGCCAGCAGCCGGTGCGCCGGCAGCACCCGCACCGTGTAGCCGAAGGGCCCGGTGCGGTCCAGGGCCAGCGGACCCTCGTACAGCCAGCGGCCGTCCGTGTCGGGGCCGGCGGTCGGCTTCAGCGGCACCCGCTGGGCGTCGCTGATCCGGTCGTCGTCGCCCACCCGCCCGGCGACCACCTGCACCTCCACATCGCCCGGGTCCAGCCCGCCGAGGCCGACCCGGACCCGCAACGGGAGCGTGGCACCCAGCTCCGCCGCGCCCTCGGCGGCCGGGTCCGCGCTGACCGCCGCGGACCAGCCGGCCTCCACATGGTCCACCGCCACCCGCGGCCACGCCTCGCGCACCCGCGCCTTCCAGGCCGCGAACGCCCGCGCCGCGGACGGGTCCAGCGCCCGGTGGGCGTGGGCCGCCGGGGTGTAGAGCCGCTCCACGTACTCCCGCACCATGCGGCCGGCCAGCACCTTGGGGCCGAGGGTGGCGAGGGTGCGGCGCACCATGTCGATCCAGCGCTCCGGCAGGCCGTGGGCGCCGCGGTCGTAGAAGCGCGGCGCCACCCGCTCGGCCAGCAGCTCGTACAGCGCCGCCGCCTCCAGGTCGTCGCGACGGTGCTCGTCGGTGCCGCGACCGTCGGCGGTGGGGATGGCCCAGCCGAAGTCGGGTTCGTACCACTCGTCCCACCAGCCGTCCAGCACCGACAGGTTCAGACAGCCGTTGAGCGCGGCCTTCATGCCGGAGGTGCCGCACGCCTCCAGCGGCCGCAGCGGGTTGTTCAGCCACACGTCGCAGCCGGGGTAGAGCTTCTGGGCCAGCCCCATGCCGTAGTCCGGAAGGAAGACGATCCGGTGCCGCACCCGCGGGTCGTCGGCGAACCGCACCAGCTCCTGGATGAGCCGCTTTCCGCCGTCGTCGGCCGGGTGCGCCTTCCCCGCCACGACCAGCTGCACCGGGCGCTCCGGGTGCAGCAGCAGCTCCAGCAGCCGGTCCCGGTCCCGCAGGATGAGGGTGAGCCGCTTGTACGAGGGGACCCGGCGGGCGAAGCCGATGGTGAGCACGTCCGGATCCAGCACCTGGTCGACCCAGCCGAGTTCGGCGGTGCCGGCGCCGCGCTGCCGCCAGGACGCGTACAGCCGCCGGCGCACCTCCACCACCAGCTGCTCCCGGAGCGAGCGGCGCAGCTCCCAGATCTCGGCGTCCGGGATGCCGGCGACCGAGTCCCAGCGGTCCCGGTCGCCGGCCGCCGGGTCGCCCACGGCCAGCGCGTCCTCGGTGCGGGCCGCCCCGACCTGCCGGGCGCCCAGCCGCAGCACCTCCGGCGCCACCCAGCTGGGCGCGTGCACCCCGTTGGTGACCGAGGTGATCGGCACCTCCTCGGGGTCGAAGCCCGGCCAGAGCCCGGCGAACATCTCCCGGCTGACCCGGCCGTGCAGGGTGGAGACCCCGTTGGCGCGCTGGGCCAGCCGCAGCCCCATCACGGCCATGTTGAAGAGGTTGGGCTCACCCCCCGGGTAGGTCTCCATGCCCAGCGCCAGCACCCGCTCGACCTCGATGCCGGGCAGCTCGCCGTCGTCGCCGAAGTGCCGGGCGACCAGTTCCCGGTCGAAGCGGTCGATGCCGGCGGGGACGGGGGTGTGGGTGGTGAAGACGGTCCCGGCGCGCACCGCCGCCAGGGCGGCGTCGAAGTGGGCTCCGTCGGTGATCAGTTCGCGGATGCGCTCCAGGCCGAGGAAGCCGGCGTGGCCCTCGTTGGTGTGGAACGCCTCGGGCGCGGCGTGGCCGGTCAACCGGCAGTACGCGCGCACCGCGCGCACCCCGCCGATGCCCAGCAGCATCTCCTGCTGGAGCCGGTGCTCGCTGCCGCCCCCGTAGAGCCGGTCGGTGACACCGCGCTCGGCGGGCTCGTTCTCCTCCACGTCGGAGTCCAACAGCAGCAGCGGCACCCGGCCGACCTGGGCCTGCCAGATGTGCGCCCGCAGCAGTCGGCCACCGGGCAGCGCCAGCCGCACCTCGGCCGGGCGCCCGTCGGGCTCGCGCAGCGGCGACAGCGGCAGCTCGTGCGGGTCCAGCACCGGGTAGTGCTCCTGCTGCCAGCCCTCGCGGTCCAGGGACTGCCGGAAGTAGCCGTGACGGTAGAGCAGTCCGACGCCGATGAGCGGGACGCCCAGGTCGCTGGCGGCCTTGAGGTGGTCGCCGGCCAGGATGCCCAGGCCGCCGGAGTACTGCGGCAGCGCGGCGGTGATGCCGAACTCGGGCGAGAAGTAGGCGATGGCGCTGGGCAGTTCACGGGCCGGGGCCGCGCCGCACGCCCGGCTCTGGTACCAGCGGGGTCCGGTGAGGTAGTCGTGCAGATCGTCGGCGGCGGCGGTGAGTCTGCGGAGGAAGCGGCGGTCGCCGGCGAGGGCGGCCAGCCGCGGGACGGACACCGTGCCCAGCAGTCGCACCGGGTCACCGCCGGTGGCCTGCCAGCCCTCGGGGTCGACGGCCTCGAACAGCTCACGGGTCTCGGGGTGCCAGGACCAGCGCAGGTTGCGCGCGAGGTCGCTGAGCGGTCGTAGGGGTTCCGGAAGGACGGGACGCACGCTGAATCGACGAATGGCCTTCACGCTTCGACGGTAGCGGTGCACCACATACCGATTGAGGTGTTTCGCCCGTCCCGACCCCCTCTTTTTGGGCTCGGGTCGTGTGGGGCCCTGCGGCCTGCGCTGGGGCGGAGTGATGAGTGCCGGGGGGGTGGGTGGGTCGGTGCGGGCCGTGGGTAGGGCGGGCGGTGCGGTGGGTGGGGCGGGGGCGGTCCGGGGGACCTTCGGGGCAGCATGATTTACGGGCCTTACCCGTGCCGCCGAGAAGCCCCCTCTTCGCCCGCAGATCACGCGTAAGCGCCCCGAAGACCCCCTGCCCACCCCCTCCCGCCGTAGGCCCCCTGCGCCTGCCACGGAGCTCCTCCTCACGGACGCGTGCGCACTCCAGCGAAGGGCGCTCACAGCGGCCGGAAGTGGACCGGGGCTCAGAAAGGGACGGCAAAAGACGTACGCGCCCCGGATTGTCCCCCCGCGCCTCGTGGAAGGCTTCCCCAACACCCCCCATGGCCCCACGCCATCCGCCCACCAGAGTGAACGCGGACAGGAGCAATCATGCCCGCAGCACGTCGCCCGACAGTGGAGCAGTTACAAAGGACGGACGCCTCCACCGCCCACCAGCCCGCGACCGCGCCAGGTGATCCTATGATCGGACGCATCCCCGTACTGGACATCCGCCCGCTCGTCGACTGCGGCCGACGCCCCGCCAAGGCGGTGGTCGACGAGACCTTCCAGGTCAGCGCCACGGTCTTCCGGGAGGGGCATGACGCGGTGGGCGCCAACGTGGTGCTTCGCGACCCGGCCGGGCGGTCCGGTCCCTGGACCCCGATGCGCGAACTGGCCCCGGGCAGCGACCGCTGGGGAGCCGACGTCACCCCGGACGTCGAGGGCCACTGGACCTACACCGTCGAGGCGTGGAGCCATCCGATCGCCACCTGGCGGCACCAGGCGGGCATCAAGATCCCGGCTGGGCTGGACACCGATCTGGTGCTCGCGGACGGCGCCCGGTTGCACGAGCGCGCCGCCGCCGGAGTGCCCAAGAGCGAGGGGCGGGAGGCGGTGCTGCGCGCCGTCGACGGGCTGCGCGACACGCACCGGCCGGTGGCCGACCGGCTGGCGGCCGCCCTCGCTCCCGAGGTGGTCGGCGCCCTGGAGCTGCATCCGCTGCGCGAGCTGGTCACCGCCTCACGCGCGCTCCCGCTGCGGGTCGAGCGGGAGCGCGCACTGTACGGGGCGTGGTACGAGTTCTTCCCGCGCTCGGAGGGGGCGCGCCTCGTCTCCGGGGACGCGGTCGGAGCGGGCGCGTCCGCCGGTGGCGGGGAGTCGAGAGCGCCGGTGGGCGCGGCGGTCGGGGCGGATGCCGAGGTCCCGTACGCCGTGGGGCCGGACGGCGCACCAAACCACGGGGTGCCCCGGGCCGTCGGCGACGGGCGGCCGCACCTGGTCAGCGGCACGCTGCGGACCGCCGCCGAGCGGCTGCCGGCGATCGCCGCGATGGGCTTCGACGTGGTCTACCTCCCGCCCATCCACCCCATCGGCACCGCCTACCGCAAGGGCCCCAACAACACGCTGTCCGCGGGGCCTTACGACGTCGGTTCGCCCTGGGCCATCGGCTCCGCCGACGGCGGGCACGACGCGATCCATCCGGACCTGGGCACCCTGGAGGACTTCGACCACTTCGTGGCGCGGGCGCGGGAGCTGCGCATGGAGGTGGCGCTGGACTTCGCCCTGCAGTGTTCGCCCGACCATCCGTGGGTCGGCAAGCATCCGGAGTGGTTCCACCACCGGGCCGACGGCAGCATCGCCTACGCGGAGAACCCGCCGAAGAAGTACCAGGACATCTATCCGATCGCCTTCGACGAGGACTTCCGCGGCATCGTGCAGGAGACGGAGCGGGTGCTACGGCACTGGATGGACCACGGGGTGCGCATCTTCCGGGTCGACAACCCGCACACCAAGCCCGTCGCCTTCTGGGAGAAGGTGATCGCGGACATCAACCGGACCGACCCCGACGTGATCTTCCTCGCGGAGGCGTTCACCCGGCCCGCGATGATGCACACCCTGGGCGCGATCGGCTTCCAGCAGTCGTACACGTACTTCACCTGGCGCAACGAGAAGCGGGAGCTGACCGAGTACCTGACGGAGCTGACCGGGGACGCAGCCGCCTCCATGCGGCCCAACCTCTTCGTGAACACCCCCGACATCCTGCACGCCTACCTCCAGCACGGCGGCCGCCCGGCCTTCGAGGTGCGCGCGGTGCTGGCCGCCACCCTCTCCCCCACCTGGGGCGTCTACTCGGGGTACGAGCTGTGCGAGAACACCCCGGTGCGACACGGCAGCGAGGAGTATCTGGACTCGGAGAAGTACCAGCTGCGACCGCGCGACTGGGCCGCGGCCGAGCGCGCGGGGCGAACGATCGCGCCGCTGATCACGGCGCTCAACCGACTGCGGCGTCGCCACCCCGCGCTGCGTCAGCTACGTAATCTGCGCTTCCACCAGGCGGACAACGACGCCGTCCTCGTCTACTCCAAGCGCACCCCGGCGCCCCGCGAGGACTGCGTGCTGACCGTGGTCAACCTCGACCCCCACCACACCCAGGAAGCCACGGTCTCGTTGGACATGGCGGAACTCGGCCTCGACTGGCATGAGTCCGTCCCGGTGCGCGACGAGCTCACCGGCGAGACCTACCACTGGGGCAGGGACAACTATGTGCGCCTTGAGCCGGGCCGATCGATGGCGCCCGCGCATGTGCTGTCCCTGCGACCGTCCTCACCGATCGGAGGGTCACCCACACCATGATCGTCAATGAGCCCGTCCCGGACACCTTCGAGGACACTCCCGCCAAGGACCGGGATCCCGAATGGTTCAAACGCGCCGTCTTCTACGAGGTGCTGGTGCGTTCGTTCCAGGACAGCAACGGCGACGGCATCGGCGACCTCAAAGGTCTGACGGCCAAGCTCGACTACCTGCAATGGCTGGGCGTCGACTGCCTGTGGCTGCCCCCGTTCTTCGCCTCCCCGCTGCGCGACGGCGGCTACGACGTGTCCGACTACACCGCCGTGCTGCCGGAGTTCGGTGACCTAGCCGACTTCGTGGAGTTCGTCGACGCCGCACACCACCGCGGCATGCGCGTCATCATCGACTTCGTCATGAACCACACCAGCGACCAGCACCCGTGGTTCCAGGAGTCCCGCTCCGACCCCGAGGGGCCGTACGGCGACTACTACGTCTGGGCCGACGACGACAAGCAGTACCAGGACGCTCGGATCATCTTCGTCGACACCGAGCAGTCCAACTGGACCTTCGACCCGGTACGCAAGCAGTACTACTGGCACCGCTTCTTCTCGCACCAGCCGGACCTCAACTTCGAGAACCCGGCCGTCCAGGAGGAGGTGATGGCCGCCCTGCGCTTCTGGCTGGACCTCGGGATCGACGGCTTCCGGCTGGACGCCGTCCCGTATCTGTACGCGCAGGAGGGCACCAACTGCGAGAACCTGCCGCGGACGCACGAGCTGCTGAAGCGGGTCCGCGCGGAGATCGACGCCCACTACCCGGACACCGTGCTGCTGGCCGAGGCCAACCAGTGGCCCGAGGACGTCGTCGACTACTTCGGCGACTACACCAAGGGCGGCGACGAGTGCCACATGGCCTTCCACTTCCCGGTCATGCCGCGCATCTTCATGGCGGTCCGGCGGGAATCCCGCTACCCGGTCTCGGAGATCCTCGCCAAGACCCCGGCCATCCCCGCCGGCTGCCAGTGGGGCATCTTCCTGCGCAACCACGACGAGCTGACGCTGGAGATGGTCACCGACGAAGAGCGCGACTACATGTACGCGGAGTACGCGAAGGATCCGCGGATGCGCGCCAACATCGGTATCCGCCGCCGACTGGCCCCGCTGCTGGACAACGACCGCAACCAGATCGAACTGTTCACCGCGCTGCTGCTCTCCCTGCCCGGCTCGCCGATCCTCTACTACGGCGACGAGATCGGCATGGGCGACAACATCTGGCTGGGCGACCGGGACGCGGTCCGCACCCCCATGCAGTGGACACCTGACCGCAACGCGGGCTTCTCCTCCTGCGACCCGGGGCGGCTGTACCTGCCGACCATCATGGACCCGGTCTACGGCTACCAGGTCACCAATGTCGAGGCGGCCATGAGCAGCCCGTCCTCGCTGCTCCACTGGACCCGGCGGATGATCGAGATCCGTAAGCAGAACCCGGCCTTCGGTCTGGGATCCTTCACCGAGCTGCCGTCCAGCAACCCGGCCGTCCTCGCGTTCTTGCGCGAGTACAAGGACGACCTGGTGCTGTGCGTGAACAACTTCTCGCGCTTCGCCCAGCCCACCGAGCTGGACCTGCGCGCCTTCGGCGGCCGCAACCCGGTCGAGCTGATCGGCGGCGTCCGTTTCCCGGCCATCGGTGAACTCCCGTACCTGCTGACCCTCGGCGGTCACGGCTTCTACTGGTTCCGCCTTCGCCGCTAGCGCGGCACGCTTTCGCACTACGGCGCCCCCGTTCCGCCGCCCCCTCCCCTGCGGGTCCCCTGCGGGGCGCACGCCGTCGGGAGACCCCCGCCCGCGCGGGAACGGCGCGCCACCCCCACCGGGCGGGTCCGGCGGAAGCACCACCACCCCAGCGGGACACCCCCACCCCAGGCCGGTCCGGCACCGCCGAACACCGCCGTCAAACGACCCACCGTCGCGGCGGAAACAGGTCCCTCACCCATGGGAGACGGCGCGCCACACCACGGCGGGACCGGCGGAACCACCACCACCCCCAGGCCGGTCCGGCACCGCGGCTACGGCGCGTCGGTGAGCGCCCCACCCGGCTCCTCGTCCGCCTTCACCCTCATGGCGGACACACAGACCCCGGCGTGGGCCGGGACGTTAGGGCGGCGCCGCACGGGGCAGCCTCCCTACGTCGCGCGCGGCGCCGAGCACTCGGCACGCGTCGCCGTACGGACGATCCTCGCCCGACACGTCCCGCACGTCGCACAGCCATTGCCGCAATCCGGGACACTTTGCCCTATCTGTCGTGTGCCCGGGGAAAGGACGCGACGCCATGCCGGAAGCCCCCTTCGCCCGGAGGACACCGCACGCATCGGCGGGTGTGCCGCACGCCGCCGGTGCGCCGGGCGCCCGCGCCCCGGCTGGGCTGCTCCCCTCGCTCGCGCCGCTGCTGGCGCGGTGGCTGCCCCGGCAGCGGTGGTTCGCCGGAAAGGGGCGCCCGATCACCGGCTTCGCACTCGTCTCGGCGGCCGAGCTGCTGCCGTGCGCGGCCGGCGGGGCCACCCCCGGCCTGCTGCACCTCCTGGTCCGGGCCGAGCAGCCCGGCACCCCGGCGGGCGGCCCGGGCGCCGACTGCTACCAGATCCTGCTGGGCGTGCGCTCCACCCTCCCGCCGCTGCTCGCGCCCGCGCTGGTGGGGCGGCCGACCGGCGGGCCGCTGGACGGGCAGACGGTCTACGAGGCGCTGTACGACCCGCGGCTCGCCACCCTGCTGCTGGAGCGGCTGCGGGTGCCGGGCCGGCTCGGCCCGCTCCGCTTCGCCCGCGAGCCGGCCACCAGCATGCCCTCGGTGCTCACCCCGCGGCTGATCACAGCCGAGCAGTCCAACTCCTCGGTGGTCTACGGGGAGGCGTACATCCTCAAGATCTTTCGCCGGGTGAGCCCGGGGGTCAACCCGGACCTGGAGCTGCCGCTGGCCCTGGCCCGCACCGGCTGTGCCCGCGTGCCCTCGCCCACCGCCTGGTTCGAGACCGTCCCGGCCGGCGCCGACAGCGCGCCCTTCACCCTCGGGGTCCTCCAGCCGTACCTCGCCGGCTCCACCGACGGCTGGCAGCTGGCGCTGCGCGCGCTGGCCCGGCACGCCGACTTCGCGCCCGCGGCGCACGCGCTGGGCCGGGCCACCGCCGAGGTGCACCTGGCGATGGCGCAGGCGCTGCCCACGGTCATACTGCGCCGCCCGCAGATCGACACGCTGGTGGCCGCCATGACCGAGCGGCTCAACGCGGCCGCGTCCGCCGTGCCCGCCCTGCACCCCTACCGTGCCGCGCTGCGCGCCGCGTTCGACGACCTGGCGGGCCTGGGCCGCGCGGGGCACTGCTGGGCGGCCCAGCGCATCCACGGGGACCTGCACCTGGGCCAGGTGCTGCGGGCGGCGGACGACGGGCCGTGGTCGCTGATCGACTTCGAGGGCGAGCCCAGCCGCCCGCTCGCCGAACGCCGCCGCCCGCAGCCCGCGGTGCGGGACGTCGCCGGCATGCTGCGGTCCTTCGACTACGCCGCCGCGGTCGCCAGCCGGACCCGCGCGGCCGAGCAGGGCGGGGGTGCGGCCACCGCCCCGCGGACCGGGTCGCGGACGGGCGGCGGCGGGACCGGGGAGCCGGGCGGACGCGGCGACGCGCCGGCCGCGGAGTGGGCGCTGCGCACCCGCGCGGCGTTCTGCGCGGGCTACGCCCAGGCGTCCGGCGCCGACCCGCGCGACGCGCCCGAGCTGCTGCGCGCGTACGAGACCGACAAGGCGATCTACGAGGTGCTCTACGAGGCCCGGCACCGCCCCGACTGGCTCTCCGTCCCGATGTCCGCCATCCGCCGCCTGGCCGGCGTCCCCCGGACCGCGCGCGGCACCTGACCACCCCGCACCCACCTCGTCACCCGGCTGGCGGTGCCGCCGCTCGCCGCCCAAGGAGGACCTTCCGTGACCGCTCGACCGCCGTCCCCCAGCGACCCGTCCGACCAGGTCCCGCCCCCGCCCCCGGTGCTGCCCCCGCTGGCGGGGCCGTCCGGGCGGCCCGCGTCCCCCGCCGGCGTCCCGGCGACGTTCCTCCCCGACCGCCCGGAGGCGTCCGGGCCGAGCGGGGCGGGTCGCGGGCGGTCCTCGTACGACGCCCCGCCGACCCCCCGCGCGCAGCGGGCCGCGGAGCCCGGGGCGCGGCGGGAGGACGCGGCGGCGACCGACGTGCGCCGGGCGGTGACCGGGCGGCCGCCGCGGCCCGGCGAGGCCGTGGCCGAACCGGCGCCCACCGACGGCAGCCAGGGGGTGCGGCCGGCGCCACCGCTGGACGCCGGGGAGCGGGAGCGGCTGCTGGCCGGCGCGCACCACGACCCGCACGCCGTGCTGGGCGCGCACCTGGTGGGCGGCGGGGTCTGCTTCCGGGTGCTGCGCCCGTTCGCCCGGTCGGTCGTGATCAGCGCCAAGGGGCTGCGGGCGCGGCTGCGCTCGGAGGGCGACGGGCTGTTCTCCGGGGTGCTGCCGCTGCGCGAGATCCCCGACTACCGGCTGCTGGTGGCGTACGACGGCGACGAACTGGAGCTCCAGGACCCGTACCGCTTCCTGCCCGCCCTGGGCGAGGTGGACCTGCATCTGATCGGCGAGGGCCGGCACGAGCGGCTGTGGCAGGCGCTGGGGGCGCACCCCATGACGCACCAGCAGGTCACCGGGGTGCGCTTCACCGTCTGGGCACCGAACGCGCGTGGCGTGCGGGTGGTGGGCGACTTCAGCTACTGGAACGGCACCGCGTTCCCGATGCGGTCGCTGGGGCGCTGCGGGGTGTGGGAGCTCTTCCTCCCGGGGGTGGCCGAGGGGGCGCTGTACAAGTTCGAGATCGTCGGCCCCGACGGCAGCCGCACGCTGCGCGCCGACCCGATGGCGCGGCGCACCGAGTGCCCGCCGGCGACCGCCTCGGTGGTGCACACCTCGTACCACCGCTGGCGCGACGAGGAGTGGATGGCGCGCCGGGCCGGGTTCCGCCCGCACGAGTCGCCCTTCTCGGTCTACGAGGTGCACCTGCCCTCCTGGCGGCCGGGGCTGACCTACCGCCAGCTGGCCGAGCAGCTGCCCGGCTATGTGAAGGACCTCGGCTTCACCCATGTGGAGTTCCTGCCGGTGGCCGAGCACCCGTTCGGCGGCTCCTGGGGCTACCAGGTCACGGGCTTCTACGCGCCGACCGCCCGGCTGGGCACTCCCGACGACTTCAAGTACCTCGTGGACGCGCTGCACCGGGCGGACATCGGGGTGCTGATCGACTGGGTGCCCGCGCACTTCCCCCGGGACGACTGGGCGCTGGCCGCGTTCGACGGCACACCGCTGTACGAGCACGCCGACCCACGGCGCGCCGCGCACCCCGACTGGGGGACCCTGGTCTTCGACTACGGCCGCACCGAGGTGCGGAACTTCCTGGTCGCCAACGCGGTCTACTGGTGCGAGGAGTTCCACATCGACGGGCTGCGGGTGGACGCGGTCGCCTCGATGCTCTATCTGGACTACTCGCGCGAGGCGGGCGAGTGGACGCCGAACGAGCACGGTGGCCGCGAGGACCTGGACGCCGTCTCCTTCCTCCAGGAGATGAACGCCACGGTCTACCGGCGCTGCCCGGGCGTGGTGACCATCGCCGAGGAGTCCACGGCCTGGGACGGGGTGACCCGGGCCACCCACCACGTCGGCGCCAGCGGCTTCGGCGGCCTCGGCTTCGGGCTGAAGTGGAACATGGGCTGGATGCACGACTCGCTCGACTACATGACCCACGAGCCGGTGCACCGCAAGTACCACCACCACGAGATGACCTTCTCGATGGTCTACGCGTACAGCGAGAACTACGTGCTGCCGATCTCGCACGACGAGGTGGTGCACGGCAAGCGGGCGCTGGTCTCCAAGATGCCCGGGGACTGGTGGCAGCGGCGCGCGAACCACCGCGCCTACCTGGGCTTCATGTGGGCCCACCCGGGCAAGCAACTGCTCTTCATGGGGCAGGAGTTCGCGCAGGGCGCCGAGTGGTCCGAGAGCCACGGCCCCGACTGGTGGCTGCTGGACCCCTCGTACTCCGCGGAGCCGGACCACCGGGGCGTGCGCGACCTGGTCCGCGAGCTCAACCACCACTACCTGGGCGAACCCGCGCTCTGGCAGCGGGACATCGTCCCCGAGGGCTTCCGCTGGATCGACGGCGACGCCGCCGACGACAACGTCTTCGCGTTCGTCCGCTTCGCCGCCGACGGCTCCCCGCTGATCGCCGTCAGCAACTTCTCCCCCGTGGTGCGCCACGAGTATCGCATCGGCGTCCCCGACGGGTTCCCGCTCTGGCGGGAGGTCCTCAACACCGACAGCCCCCGCTTCGGCGGCAGCGGCGTCGGCAACCCCGACCCCCTGAAGACGGACCCCACCCCCTGGCACGGCTGCCACAGCAGCATCCTGCCGGTGCTGCCGCCGCTGGCCACGGTGTGGCTGAAGCCGGTCTGACCACGCCCGTGCCCGAGCGCGCGCGGTCGGACGGGCCGGGGCGCACGCGCGGCCCTGCGGCCGGCGCCCTGGGAGGTCCCGGACGCCGGTGACCTGGATGGCACCGCCTGGGTGGCCCGGTCCACGGGAGCGGCGCAGAGTGGATGGCTGTACGCCCCGCTCGGCCCCGGACCGGCCCTGAGACCGAGGACCGCCACACGACCAAGGACCTCACGATGACCACGACC
Coding sequences:
- the glgB gene encoding 1,4-alpha-glucan branching enzyme, giving the protein MAEPAPTDGSQGVRPAPPLDAGERERLLAGAHHDPHAVLGAHLVGGGVCFRVLRPFARSVVISAKGLRARLRSEGDGLFSGVLPLREIPDYRLLVAYDGDELELQDPYRFLPALGEVDLHLIGEGRHERLWQALGAHPMTHQQVTGVRFTVWAPNARGVRVVGDFSYWNGTAFPMRSLGRCGVWELFLPGVAEGALYKFEIVGPDGSRTLRADPMARRTECPPATASVVHTSYHRWRDEEWMARRAGFRPHESPFSVYEVHLPSWRPGLTYRQLAEQLPGYVKDLGFTHVEFLPVAEHPFGGSWGYQVTGFYAPTARLGTPDDFKYLVDALHRADIGVLIDWVPAHFPRDDWALAAFDGTPLYEHADPRRAAHPDWGTLVFDYGRTEVRNFLVANAVYWCEEFHIDGLRVDAVASMLYLDYSREAGEWTPNEHGGREDLDAVSFLQEMNATVYRRCPGVVTIAEESTAWDGVTRATHHVGASGFGGLGFGLKWNMGWMHDSLDYMTHEPVHRKYHHHEMTFSMVYAYSENYVLPISHDEVVHGKRALVSKMPGDWWQRRANHRAYLGFMWAHPGKQLLFMGQEFAQGAEWSESHGPDWWLLDPSYSAEPDHRGVRDLVRELNHHYLGEPALWQRDIVPEGFRWIDGDAADDNVFAFVRFAADGSPLIAVSNFSPVVRHEYRIGVPDGFPLWREVLNTDSPRFGGSGVGNPDPLKTDPTPWHGCHSSILPVLPPLATVWLKPV